The following nucleotide sequence is from Aquarana catesbeiana isolate 2022-GZ linkage group LG08, ASM4218655v1, whole genome shotgun sequence.
ctacaaactatgggatagatttagggactgtttttttatgtttttactagcaatggcggtgatcagcgttttttagcaggactgcgacactgcggcagacaaatctgacacttagtgacactttttggggggcagtgccaccaatacagcaatacagtgatcagtgccaaaaaaagttaacatcaggggcaataaaagggttaactgtttcttatgagtgttttcttactgtgtgggagaCGGATGCActcgaggaagagagacatctgtgttcctgattagcaggaatcacagatgtctctcttcctgtctgacagaaggacaatgtgccttgtttacataggcagaccatccTCCTTTCTCTCCAGCGAGTGATCGCGTGTGGCAGGTGGCCATCGCGGCCccgggacccactgattggctcccgctgtgtccaatcacagtgggagcgcggCTCAGGTGGCGCCCGCACTTCAAAGCTGTGCACGAGAATCACAaacgggtacgtgattttgcgcttaagggccaccctgccgcggtaaatgtacgtggggtggcccttaagtggttaaaaggctcACATTTTTGCACTGCAGGCTTGCTTATCTTTGATATACACTTGGTGATCTCGACCTTATGGCCCCTTTCTgtgacttcctgtcctagggtgacaactctatcttaggcctcgtttacacttgcttcaaaatgtggcatttgacCCTTGTGTTTGAAGCACTCTGAAtgccgagacaatcaccttgggtagcccatgtaaacacaaaagatctcctgagcaaaaatggaagccagttacttagaagtgggcaacttcttaagtggattacaatgggacattttcgagaaccggtcaaccaccataaggataactgtgttgccctgggagttgggtaactccacaatgaaataccattgacatgtgggtccaggacctctctccattgggtatgggttttaggtagacatgtgcaatctgTTTCGTAATGAatcgaaattcgtccgaatttcgcatctttcggacatttggatgcatccgaatgtccgaagaaaaaaataactaatttcaactaatacaaaagaaatcaTAGCAAATATAACGAATTTGACATAATTCAGTAATTCGTttaagatctaatgaaacaaaagttcaactcaaagtaaatcttacagtccaatcagctgattaattttgtgctggaggttggattactggcaaagtgcattcctgagaattgagtgagaagggtgttttattgtatttgagcagaggagaagagatattgtcattgtgtgtgttaatagattcaataaacaaacgactttccaaactacgaatcattatcacgaatacgatacacatacatacataaatatcgaattatctaaaacgaaagaaattatagcggatataacgaatgaattcaacgtgattcgagattcagtataacgaatatcgacactctaggtataataacgaattatccgaaaacaaattaacgtaacataacgaacataacagaacgaaattatgtataatgacaacgaaccgaaactaaacgaaatttcctgttgtgcacaagtctagttgtAGGAGGCCCaaaggaaggtgtcatggagtctcactctgagcacacatggaacaggcagctacgaaggcggttacatcagcacgtagactaggccaccagaattgttaagaaatagcccaaaagagttgattcttcccagggtggccatcagccttgggagaatggtaagtctggagcacggcagtacggtgattctctgggacaaagcagcggtcacaaggtttctcaggaggagcatggacctgagcagcaagaattttgtcacccaaaagagaagtgagactggtgcgaaccgtagccagaatacgatcaggaggaatcacaggaaccagaaccgactccatcttgaaagTTGAGGAAAATTGTCGAGACAAAGCAtcagctcttacattcttagtaacgggtaagaatgagacaatgtaattgaaactagacaagaaaagagcctatcgcgcccttctgggagagaggcatttagcctcagacaagaatgtgagattcttatggtcagtttaGAATGAGAACagccacagtggtaccttcgaggagatgtctccattctttcagggctaaaatgatcgctaacttctctctgtcaccaatctcgtaattgcactccgcaggtgacaatttcttggaaaagtagccacaaggatgcatagcgcttgaggtaggacgttgagacagaagggtgccaactccagtctcagaagcatcaacctcaaggataaaagttaacgtaggatcaggatgtgccaacacaagagcagaaacaaaggtagccttgagactctcaaaggccttaatggactccggagaccaactctgtgggttaccgtcctttctggtcatatcagtcaggggcttgaccatagacgagaagttacgaataaacttacgataatagttggcaaagcagaGGACATAaatccatgggtcggggccactgtaggactgtttCTCTGGGtcaatcgaaaaaccagcagtggaaattacataacccaggaatttaacctgttcccgatggaattcacatttctccaatttgcaataaagattgttctctcttagtttctgaagcacatgacagacatctgtgtggtggctctccagggattcGGAAAATAttaggatatcgtcgagataaaccaccacacataactgcaacaaatctcggaggacatcgttaataaattcctggaaaactggcgttcaaaaggcattacgaggtactcataatggcctgttctggtattaaacacagttttccacttgtcgccttccttaatcctcacgagattgtatgcccctctcaaatcaagctttgtgaaaactgttgctcccttgaagcgttcaaataactccataataggagtaggcattcttaatcgtgaaatgattgagacccctataatcaatacaaggtctcagttcaccactcttcttcacaaagaagaaaccagcaccagcaggagatgaagatttgcagatgaaacctcaagaaagtgcatctgcaacatactcctccatggccttatcctccaagaccgacatagggtaaacccggccatgagggggtatggcaccataTTGAAGGTCATTTGTGCAACCATACCACAGGTGTGGAAGCAAaccaccggcttgacctttgtcaaagacatcgctaaaatcacggtactcctctggcagggaggagcgtgaagaggtgcacaggaccttggctaccttctggaagcatgtcttactgcattgtggcgaccaggagagaacctcagcacagagccaatcaaaagaggagttgtgcctctgtaaccaaggataaccaataaccagcggaaacttaggtgaggaaataacttggaattggattatttcaCAGTGAAGAgttcctacggccatggacaacggctACCTTTCATTGATGCTACCTTTgatacaaaggtagcatcaatgaacaggcctacagCCTGTCGATTAGAGCCTGCATCTCGATGGACGActaagcccaagaaagggtaaccgaaaccaggggcttatccttctggataactgggaatgaaaAAACGCCACGTAAGGTCTGTCCTCAAGGTTCGGCGTTACCTGGATGGGTAGGATAAGACTTcaagaagtgacctgcctggccacagtaaaggtacaatctcttcctcctcctaagggttctctcatccgcagagagatgcgttaagcccaagtgcatgggttcatcttcacagaccgacttggtaccaggagtcatgggaggcgagggaggcaagggtgggactgcaaagttcggagaccaatgtacaggaggcttccgcaagcagggactgtaccggagcagccacagtgggagattccagggcagctgtgcaactcaggagcgtttgtaacaccatggcaaactgatccatacggtgatcctgctcatccaatctggaaaaaatattaccaacaagtggattgactgcatcttctaaattcatggcctctgcctactgtcagaaaccatgaatcagactgagacagaagcacagataaatcacacttgtttaataataattaaaaaaaggttatgacaggagggcccgtggaaccaagaatcccgTTACAAAggcaaacagagtaaacatagtcaaaacatagccagagttcagtaaccagaacggatagtcagacaagccaaaatgtcagggagccagagatgagcatagtagaacagcaagcaggatctggagccagaaagaatgtcagccaagcaagtctttaacaggaacacaggagagcgtctctagccacttccggaccgccaaacgccgatatacgtcctaactttgaagagggatatctttgttatggcagcagctagctgccataaacctggtatcctcttttttttttttaattattctttattcattattttccaATACAAAATTCAATGCCAATATAGTCATTACAATCATAAAAGCAAGGAGAGGAGTAACAGACTTTTTTTTCCAACTATATTATCTTCCCCAGATGTTGCAAAATATAACAATACTCattacccccctccctctcttctttcccCACCTCTCCTCAGTAAGCAATCaatctcattatatatatatatatatatatatatatatatatatatatatatatatatataaaaatgtattaactAATTCACTCTAGTTTTCTTTTGATTCTCATAACTTCTCTTATCTAGCGTTTGCCGGAGATATATTAAAAAAGTACCTATATTAAATTATCTAGTGTATTAGTTCTATTTTCAACACTTTACTTTAAGTGGTTCTCCGATCTTATTATCTCCTCTCCCCTCTAAGGGGGGATCCCATTTTTTTCATCCAGGGCCTCCACATCATCTAAAAATCCTTAAGATTCCCTCTTTTTATGTAAACTACTTTTTCTTTACATATAGTCTCGTTTATAACAGTAATCCAGTCCCTCACTGCCGGggcagtatcctcttcttcagcgggctgtCCGGTTTCCGACAATAgaggtctctgcggtggattcgccgcaagatcaattttattggcggcgggagagggcccccctcccaccgctctcttGTGCCTTCCGCCACttgccggagccgtcggtagtggcggaggcgatcggatgcttctccttcctgagtatggagacgagtgaggggaacatggcccccacccgtctccataccattgcagggcggaagcgacgttaaaaCGTCCCTTCcctccatagctcttaaagggacattttttcaaatgacaaaattttttttccttattgcattttagtgtaaatatgagatctgaggtctttttgatcccagaactcatatttaagaggccctgtcatgctttttttctatgacaaggaatatttacattccttgtaataggaataaaagaacagtgtaaaaataaaaaatacaaggtaaaataaataagaagaaaaaaaaaaatttaaacgcgctccgtgccgccgagctcacgtgcagaagcgaacgcatacgtgagtagcgcccgcatatgaaaacggtgttcaaaccacacacatgaggtattgccgtgatcgatagagcgagagcactaattctagccctagatctcctctgtaactcaaaacatgcaacctgtagaattttttaaatgtcacctatggagatttttaagggtaaaagtttgtcgccattcaacaagcgggagcaattttgaagcatgatatgttgggtatcaatttactcagcgtaacattatctttcaaaatatatacaaaaattgggctaactttactgttgtcttattttttaattcaaaaaagtatatttttttccaataaaagtgtgcttgtaagatcaCTGCGCAAATTCGGTGTGACAGAaagcaatgaccaccattttattctctagggtgttagaaaaaaaatgtataatgtttgggggttctaaataattttctagcaaaaaaaactgtttttaatttgtaagcaacaaatcgcagaaagaggcttggtccttaagtggctagagatgtgaccaaagcaaaggcagaaatcatctggactagacggcttaagtatgtatgactgatgagcaggatatcattaacaggtaagtcactgtagagagataggagctggcaattagccaacagctgagcggccagttttgagaaagagcccagccctgacagggggaCATACAGTAACTTACAACAAGAGAATATAATAAACTAGAGATTAAATCCCAAGTGCAgccaaaatcaaaaacagaaaagtCAGCACAGGGGACATAACTTACAACAAGAGAGTATAATAAACTAGCGATTAAAGCCTAAGCGCAGTTAAAATCAAAAACGGAAAAATCAGCACATGGGACTGTGCTGATCCCTCTGCTGTCTCCACTGTCCTAACAACCGCTCCAAGCCATAATCTTCTGGTGTGACAGGGGGTGAATACTAAAAGGCTATCACAGGCCCAGCTCCGccgttcatagaagctgtactacagaTTCTAGGATTGGAACACGATCTACGAATGGAGGAGGTGGAGCCATCCATCCTATATTCTCAGGTTGCTTTCCtatcatagaagctgtagtaaggCTTTTATGAATGGCACAGCTGggtagaaagggggtggggagacaggataaaggagAATTAGTACTAACAGCAGAGGAATCAGCACAGTCCCTTGTgctattttttctgtttttgatttttagcTTCACTTAGGCTTTAATtgctagtttttttattttcccttgttctatatataaaaaaaaaatacataaaaaaataaaataaaagattaaataTGTAAATCCCATAAATGTGCACACTTAAACAGAAACGTTAAATTTAAGAATATGCATTCAGTTTGATTGATTGTATGGCCTCTGAATGTCCcataaaatgcctttttttatgaagcactttcaCCAATGCATTTTTTACCTCTTTGTTTCTTAGGCTATAAATAAGAGGATTAAGAGCTGGAGTGACAACAGAATAAAAAACTGATACAGCTTTATCCATCTCATGATTCACTTCGGAGGATGGACGGACATATATAAAGATCACAGTGCCAAAGAAAATCGTGACAACGGACAGATGGGACGTACATGTAGAGAAGGCTTTGGTACGGCCAGATGAGGAAGCTATTTGAAAAATGGTGGTTATAATAAGAGCATATGACACTATAACAAGCAGTAGGGAGCTAAGCACCACAACAGTAGAAATAATAAGGACAAAAGTATCTAAGAAGAATGTATCGGATGATGAAAGCTTTACCAGTGGACCAACGTCACAGAAAAAATGATTGATGGTTTTTGAGCCACAAAATGGCTTCTGAGAAAGGACTATTGTGGGTACTACAGGAACCATGCATCCACTGATCCAAGATCCGATTACCAACTGGAAGCAGAACTGGGAACTCATGATGTTGTTGTAATGAAGAGGGCGGCAGATGGCAACATAACGGTCAAATCCCATTAGACCCAGAATAAAGAATTCTGTGGTGccaaagagaaaaaagaaatacaTCTGAGTAATGCAGCTGTTAAAGGAGATAGCCATGTTTCCAGAACTGAGATCAGATAGCATTCTGGGTACAGTAACTGTGGTATAGCCTATCTCAAGGAAAGAGAAattatttaggaaaaaatacaTGGGGGTTCTTAGAGAGGCGTTGGTCCTAGTCAGCAAGATTATGGTGATGTTTCCCAAAAGAGTCAATAAGTAAACCAAGAGAAAGAAAGTGAAGAGTGTGACACTTATGTCTCTTTCATTAGTAAATCCAAGAAGCAGGAAATCTGCGGTCCAGCTTCTGTTCTCCACAGCACATCTTGCATAGGGGTCAGACTACAAAGGGATATAGAAACATTTCTTGTTAAGAATGTAGAATGCCTTCAAAATGACATGTCAGTTTATAAATAATTAAAGTGGAATTTCTGAACCCACACACTTTGGTTGGCCTCCTACTATGAGACCAGTCATGTGCTCCAGAACCTAGCTGTATTTAGTTGTATGGATGTACTATTATAGCATGACCATCCATTTTGCTTTCACAAtcatttattttgtgtatttatatgctttttgtaattaataaactttgtattattttttacatacgTTCTCTACTCTCTTATCTGGTCTTCACCCTTTGCCCATAAATCCCTGGGGCGCCTCCTCTGTTCTTAAACTGTAACTGGACACCACAAACTGAAAAacattatttaattcatttttaattttcagaGCAAGCCCACCattcatctatgtctccatgctttactttgttgagaaatcactttgaaccccccacctccccccagtATGTCTACCTGCAGCCATCTTGATTAAGGGCAGATGGTTCATGTAGTATTTCCTTTGCccatagctcaggcatgcaggcaggagggtgtgcttaggttAGTAATtacctcctccagatgaaagaaaaaaaatgcccatgaagactcctggaatgtatgacatcattttggcctaggccagaaaccaggaagaacaaattaaataaaaataggttaaaacaaaaaaaatgcataaaccttcctatctacagtgccttgaaaaagtattcatacctcttgaaattttccacattttgttgtgttacaaccaaaaacgtaaatgtatttcattgggattttatatgatagaccaacagaaagtggcacataattgtgaagtggaaggaaaatgataaatggttttcaaaatttg
It contains:
- the LOC141106707 gene encoding olfactory receptor 6C4-like, encoding MLSIRNIVLFTYTAQCPNVLQGESDPYARCAVENRSWTADFLLLGFTNERDISVTLFTFFLLVYLLTLLGNITIILLTRTNASLRTPMYFFLNNFSFLEIGYTTVTVPRMLSDLSSGNMAISFNSCITQMYFFFLFGTTEFFILGLMGFDRYVAICRPLHYNNIMSSQFCFQLVIGSWISGCMVPVVPTIVLSQKPFCGSKTINHFFCDVGPLVKLSSSDTFFLDTFVLIISTVVVLSSLLLVIVSYALIITTIFQIASSSGRTKAFSTCTSHLSVVTIFFGTVIFIYVRPSSEVNHEMDKAVSVFYSVVTPALNPLIYSLRNKEVKNALVKVLHKKRHFMGHSEAIQSIKLNAYS